Below is a window of Neofelis nebulosa isolate mNeoNeb1 chromosome 8, mNeoNeb1.pri, whole genome shotgun sequence DNA.
CCCTTAACCAGTAATATCATTGTTTAAAAGCCCTTGTTGGACAGAAAGTTCATCTAGCTACCATTTCTGCTTGTCCTAAccttgaaggaaatggaaaaccaCTGGTCATCATAGAGGTTTTTCCCAGGATGAACTTCCTCAAGGGCATtgaagctcctttttttttttttttttttaattctgctacctcctcctacttctccaaatacaaacaaacaaaacaacaacaataacaaaaaaacaaacattgataCTGTCTCTAGATAAGACCTGGTTGTTCATATGGCCAGAAATACTGCCTCCATGGTGatttagaatttcattttctgaacTTATATCATAAATATGCTATTTAATTACTCATCTTATTGTACGCTCCTCCCCATCCCAACCCTGTTCTTAGacctgtttattcttcttttaattatGATAGTAAGATGGGAATATAGGTCTGGAGGATAGAAACCAGGAGACTTCTCACTACTTTTAGCACTGTAGGCCTTAGGACACTAAGTGGCCCAGGCAAAGAAAGCTTACCATGTGGTCCTCCTCAAACATGAGAGCTAGGAGCCCTCTAACATAAGGATTGGGAGCCAAAGCCCAAGCTGGTAATAAACTGTTTTCCTGGACGACTTCTTTGAGACCTCTTGGGAATAACTATGATCTCAAGAGGCTACCAGTGGTAGAGCTGGGTGCTCAACCATGTCTCAATCACACTCCATAGAGATATTTTTGAGGAAACAAACAATTCAGCAAGATGAAAGAATACTTTGATTTTCAGTCTAAAGAAGAGAAGTCTATGGGAACTTAGTGACTTCAAATCTCTAAATGACAAGTTTTTTACCCTTTGTGGTTTCCAGTTGCCTTTGACACGTTGATTAAGCTATGAACTCTCCAAGAAAAATGATCTCGTGCACACGTTTTCCTACAACATTTCAGAGATGCGCGGACACTCTGAAATATACCTACTGATTCCCCAGAGCTCCATGAACTCCTTGATAAATATATCTATCATAAAATTTTTCTGCTcagaaaaataatgctttttagGTGTAGACTAGAGTAGTGGGAAAATGTCTCATTATAATGTAAGATTTTGATTCCTGTCATATTTACTGAAGAGAATCAGGACACTATTGAATACATTCAACAGTTAGCCACAATGTTTCTGTTGCTTGGTCatgaaattatgtatttaatcCAAAAAGCAAGGGATTAGGGTATGCAGAAGATAAACCAGGTTTCAAGCTATTTAAGATTTGAAATTACTAGAGGCACATTTTATTTACAGCAGAACTGAAAGAGAATAGCCAAGCCTCACAGAGGCTGAGGCTTTCTGAGAATCTACATGATTTAAACAGGGCTGGTGAATTTGTTTACAACTTAAGTGAACTAATCTCATTCTTAAAACAAACATACTCTACAGAATAAACAATACAGTGctgtattgtattatattttctttcctgtggtCATAGCATGCTAGGAAAGCAACAGGAGCATTGTAGCTAACTGTTGAACGTATTCAATAGTGTCCTGATTCTCTTCAGTAAATATGACATGAATCAAAATCTTACATTATAATGAGACATTTTCCCACCAGTCTAGTCTACAATAGCACACTTTGTTCATTGTGCTCCTGTGGTCATGGAATGTAGACTTCTCTCCCTTAACTCACCAGCACTATACTTTGAGCATTCAACATATGTGTATCAGCACAACTCTGCTCTCTCAGGATCTTCCCAGACATCATCATGACTCATAGTTTCTTTTCGTTATAACCAAGGCTGTATCACATTTCctggtttaaattttatttccatatatgtgATTATATTACTAACAATAATCATTAGGGACTTTGAGGGGTTCATTAAATAACACTGCTCTTCCCAACTGAGTCTGAATCATCTGAGAAATAAGACAAGTCTGAGATGGAAcctaaaacatcatttttattaataacaaaGCAGACATTTGAGCATTTGCACTTCCTAATCCAGAAGCACAGAGTCAGACAGATAAAATTTCCTCTGTATTGGCAAGACTGTACAACCACAGAGTCTCCCTAAACAGGGTTAGAGCCTACCCTGGAGAAGGCCATTCATTCCCAAGGGGAAGGTGAGAGGAAAGGGATAGACAACACATGCTCCATTTCTCCTTCTAAAGTCACCAATCCAGTAAGCCACCCCCTATGGTATGGtgtaaatgaagaagagaaaggtcAGGAGTGTTATGCTATCACAATTTCACCCATGTGGAAGGAAATATCAGGAATATGGAAGAAGTTAATCCCTGCCCTACCCTACTCACGATAGTATCTAGCATTGTAACCATTAAGTCTATGGTTAACTATAGGgtgtgaaatatttaaacagtCCTACCTTCACCTTCATATTGGCTACTCCTCCAACACAAATCACTGCTCTATTGAGAGGCTCTTAGAACTTTTGAACAGTTCTATTTTGCTTGCAGATGGGTTCTAAAATGAATCAGAACAGTAAGTTAATCAATTCTGAAGCCACTCTAGACCCACAGTTGATAATGTATTCCCTATTCCTTTCTCCCTGCCAAATGATGTTCATCTACATTGTCCATCATAACTTAACAGAGGGTCTTCAATGAGATTAAATTATATCATTAAACTATAATACTAAGTCAGAGGTTCAAATGTCGTGACATGTGTGGACTATTTTATAaactattattaatttaaatgagATTACAGACCCTTGACTCTTTAAACAAGAAATTCAAGGCATCACTGGTGGTTATTTATCTTATATCTGTATACTTGTCATAAGAAAATCCCATGATCCTCTTCTAGTTTAACAAAGCAATCTCACAAGTATATGTGCCTTTCTGAAAACAGAGAGTTATCAGTTTAAATATTACCATGGCCATAATTAAGGTCaccaataaaaatgatattttagaagTTCAAGGTTAGGTTTACAGCACATAGCAACAATTTCTTATATCCAGTCTCAGAAAATTCTTTGGTCAGAAATAACTTCAAGGACATGTTTTAGAATAATATGAGATTATCAGCAGCTAAAGGAGAatgaatgttttcttattttcttgctgGTATTTCTTTAAGTAACAATTAAGAGAGCATGTGATTTTCAAGTCAAAGTGCAAAGATTCAGCTAGCActgagacaaaattaaaaatcctgagaagcagggtgtctgggtggcttagttaagcatccaactcttgatttcagctcaggtcatgaccccaggttcatgagatcaagccctgttttgggctctgcactgagctaggagcctgctcaggattctctctctctctctctctctctctctctctctctctctctctctctgcctctttcccctcttcctctctcaacataaataaatacacatttttttaaaaatcctgagaaGGTCAAAACATACACTATGAAGAAATCGGAGCAAATAGGGTTATTAACAAATGGAATATGTGACAGTTGAAGTGCAGTACACACGTaacttaatattattatttaagtaaACATCACCTATGGTGTGAATATCAAAGAACTAACAAGGTCTTTACCACAACTTCTCTTCCAGAGCGGCCCATCAGGTTAGACCATCCTCCCTGGACCAGTTCTTCAAATACAATgagattttctctattatttgcTGTAGTGATTCAGTGACAAACATCACCACCAGCCAAGCAACAGAATGAGGTGGGATatgattttcaaattattatcCTGTTTATTTATACCAATGCTTGATTCATTAACCCTGGTTGTTAACAGGGCACTAGATGCCAGGTATCACAGAGTATTCTTTCTGGGACTGTGAACCACAAATAAGAATTTATACTCCTATAGATCCTAGTGCTTTCTTAGgttgaacttcagtttcttcttggACAAGTCCCAGGCTTGTCTGGAGCATAGCTCACTGACTTCTCTTGCCCAGATTCTGACCTCAGCCCCAATATGTCCACTGGGTCCGTGATTCCAAGCCATATCTTGGATTAAACattgctctctgaccctccctgcctTTTCTGGGGCCTGAAGAGGAGAATATCTAGGTACAAGTTCTAGAGGGGCATTCCAAAGTACAGATGATGGGAATGGCCCACTGCCTGACCTATCAGGAAATCACCTACCGAGAATACAAAGCTAAAAGGAGTGGCAGTAATTGGGTACATCTCTTCTAAAATTAAGATAGGCAACTTGAGATATttaaagacatggagaaaaaaataaagatatggagaagagaagggagtcCACCCAGAGGTAGCTAAATGGCAAACACCCACACCAAatatgagaaagggagagggggaagaaagagtgAGAAGTAGAAGTGGAAAAGGGAGAGCAAAAGACTAACACAGGCGGTAGAGTGAGAGTGTATAGAAAAAGgagtgggagaaaagaaaatgaagagtagTTGGCAGAACTTAAGGTTAAAAAGGAATATACTAACCAACTATAAGCATCTGAAAGTGGAAGGGATCTGATATCCTAACTCAAAGACAAGATGAAAAGTACAAGAGAGATTTAATATGAACATAATGACTTCCTAAAGTTTACAATAATGAGAAAAGAACATGAGTTTCTGAATTCTCATTCTCTGatgatagaaaaagaacaagacttATCCCAGAAGCCAAGGGACAAATCAAGATTTTCTGAAGGTCCATTCCAAAAAGGCTGAATTTGTGCCCTGCTCATAGCTTCCCTTGTCTCACAGTGATGGTTGCATACTTTCCACCCAATGGTGCAGAGCCCTAAGTTTCAACCCCAGTAGGAAAACTGTCTCCTATGAGGAAAGCACACAATAAAGAGTTCACAAGTATGCCCCATCTCCAGCATGCACAGCATGGGTGTTTGATGCAATAGTGACAACCACTAGGAGAAGGAGTCTGGAAAGAGGATGGATGACTGGTAATCATGGCTGTTTCCCGAGGTATCCAAATTATTATCAGCTAAGGGACAATGCCAAAGGCTAGAATGTTATTGTTTTCTCTGAAACTTCagtcatttatcattttaaatatacacactaagtctaagcatttttttcttctagaaaaatatgtctttaaacATTTCCCAAGTGCTTCCTAAATATGATCTTCTATAAGCTAATAGCCACAGTGTCTTCCTTCAAATACTCCATTCTTCAATTTCTTAAACCATTCCTCAGTTAGCCTGGGTTCCAAGCCCTACTGAGTTTTGCAcctttgaatacatttttgttagtGGCTAATCCTTCAACATTTGGAGCCCTGTATAAGATGCAGTATTTCACTTGAGGCCTGACCAAACCAGAGTAAAGTATAACCATCACTTCCTCAATTTTTGATATTACAATTCCATGTATGCAGCCTATAGTGACCTTGATATCTTCACTGCCCCATAACATGGCCATTTACATATTTTACTAAAGTTCTAAAATGTTTACTGCCGCTCGTTATTCCTTTATAGCTGGGTTTCTGGGCCCAAGTGAGTACCTTGCATTCCCCTACAACTATCTCACCTGTGCTtttcctgtcctccctcctcaaGCAGGCCGCAGATGGTGGACCTAAGGAATGGGAGCACAGTGACAGAGTTTATCCTCGTGGGCTTCGAGCAGAGCTCCTCTTCCACTCGGGCATTGCTCTTTGCCCTCTTTCTAGCCCTCTACAGCCTTGCCATGGCCATGAATGGcctcatcatcttcatcacctgGACAGACCCCAGACTCAACagccccatgtacttcttccttggCCATCTGTCCTTCCTGGATGTCTgcttcatcaccaccaccatcccacAGATGCTAATCCACCTGGTGGTCAAGAACCACACTGTCTCCTTTGTCTCTTGCTTGACCCAGATGTACCTGGTCTTCTGTGTGGGTGTAGCCGAGTGCATCCTCTTGGCTTTTATGGCCTATGACCGTTACGTTGCTATCTGCCACCCACTCAATTACGCCCAAATCATGAGCCAGCATGTCTGTGTGAGGCTGGTGAGTACTGCCTGGTTCTTTGGGCTGATCAATGGCATCTTTCTTGAGTATATGTCATTCCGGAATCCCTTCTGCAGAGACAACCACATAGAAAACTTCTTCTGTGAGGCCCCCATAGTGATTGCCCTCTCTTGTGGAGACCCCCAGTTTAGCCTGAAAATGATCTTTGCCGATGCCATCGTGGTGCTGCTCAGCCCCATGGTGCTCATTGTTATCTCCTACGCCCGCATCCTGGCCTCCATCCTTGGCAGAACCTCCCCCTCAGGTCGGGGGAAGACCTTCTCTACTTGTGCCTCCCATCTGACTGTGGTCATCTTTTTCTATACCTCAGCCATGTTCTCTTACATGAATCCTCGCAGCACACACGGCCCTGACAAAGACaagcctttctcccttctctacaCCATCATCACCCCCATGTGCAACCCCATCATCTATAGTTTTCGAAACAAGGAAATGAAGGGGGCCATGGTGAGGACCCTTGGGAGGACCAGCCTGGCCCAGGCAGAATCTATCTAGTGGGAAGACTCCTGGAAGAGAGGTCTCCCCCCGCCCACCCAAGTCTTGACAATTGGGCAACTCTCCAATGCTGAGAGCCTCCAGGAAAGAGCATTCATAGCTTTCTTTCTACTAGCATCAGTCCTGGAAGATCCTATTGATGTCTAATGCTCATCTGTCTGATTTCACTTCAAGCATTGTTTTCTCTTAGGCCTTCCTGAGGATAATTTAAGactttcatgtttttcttctatgttgtcaCATCTTTTAAAGGCATAAGTGCACTTAACTCCATTTAATTTTATTCGTACAGTACTTTTACATACTATTCCTAGCCTGAGTtttgcatacacatttaggaGCAAACTTTTCTCTTTCAACCTATCATTgtagtgttcttttctttctcacattCCACTCTCATATCTTGAATCCACCCTCATCCACCCCACTCCTACATAAGAAAAAATAGGGGAAGAAGTTAAGAAAAAGGGAATTAGGGAGCAGTGTTGACATTAagaaaagtcagagaaaagaagaaaaactaaggtTGATAAGCCTGAACCCCATCTTCTTAGCTTCCATTAGCCCATAAGGGAGAACTTTTATGATGGCTTTAAGTGGCTACCATAACACTGCATTCAACTTATGTTTATGCTTGTGGGTTGAGGAAATGCAGGTGAGATAGACCAATATGTCAAATCCCTTCCAAATCTAGTTTCCTTAAGTAACATGACTGTTTGATATTTCCCTTATGATCCAAGTGGTCAATGCCTCTTCCAAGCTTCTCAGACTATTAGTTTCCTTCCCTGGTATATACTCCAAATTAACTCCCCTCTCCCTACTGCCTTCCTTTTTCCCAACCATCTTTCATTTCATTGCACCTTACTTCCCACCTTAAATAGACATATTTCATTCCCTGTACTTTAAGTAACACCTCTCCACACTATCTCTACCATTGCAGaagtctttccatttgcaaccCTAACCCCTCTCACTTCTTCTAGCTTTTCTCCTTAACCAAATTTAGCGTCCCTTGAGAGAGCATTATATTCttaaccactcttttttttttaaattgcatcttTCTCATGCCCCTTTCTTAATAATAGGAAAGGGAACATGTCTGTTATTTTCTGGTGCCACTTCCATAAGATGAATGCACCTCAGTTAGGATTCCCTCAAATAGATGTACTACCCTTTCCATATTATACAAATCACACTACCTTCTGCAATGACTTAAAGCAGTAGCTTCACTCCACAAAATTCTAATCTTTTGAGTCCAAATTGGTGAATCTCTAGATATCAGAGGACATGTGAGAAGCACTTCTCAGTCAgcaaggaggaagaaatgaaacacCACTATAATTGAGAAGAAACaataaacacagaacaaaaaaatTTCCATTATCGAAGAGAAATTACACCAGGCAAAgttaaacaggaaagaaagacttTATTTAAGACTACTGCAATAggaggggaagctgggtggctgctagttgagcgtctgacttcggctcgggtcatgatctcaatttgtgggttcaggccccgcatcaggctcgctgctatcagcgcagaggcccgcttcagatcctctgtctccttctctctctccccttccccctgctctcactctctcttaaaaataaataaacataaaaaaataataaaagactatttttttttttaatttttttttcaacgttttttatttatttttgggacagagagagacagagcatgaacgggggaggggcagagagagagggagacacagaatcggaaacaggctccaggctccgagccatcagcccagagcccgacgcggggctcgaactcacggaccgcgagatcgtgacctggctgaagtcggacgcttaaccgactgcgccacccaggcgcccaataaaAGACTATTTTAATAGGAGGTTAAACTCAACTCTACTAAAACAAGTGGCTGGAGAGTTCTTAAGAGCTGCAGTAGGGCTACCTGTGTGTGGTGACTGGTTTTACTCAAAGGAAAAGTAAGTTTACAGGTTGTAGTTTTGCAATTTGGAGCAAGATGCCCATTGATGTTGGGCTCCTACCCTCCCATAGAGACTAGGAAATAGGAATGCCATCTTCCTGAGGGTTGCATTTTAAAGGAATGGCTCccacaaacaataagagactcttaactacagagaacaaactgaggcttaatGGGGCAGGGAATGGGTGATGGCATTGTGGaaggcacttgttaggatgagcactgggtgtagcgtgtaagtgatgaagcacaggaatctactccagaaGCCAtgaacacactgtatacactgtgtaTTAGCTAgcttgacaacaaattatattaaaaataaaaataaaataaaataaaaaataaaataaagtaaaataaaataaaaaataaaataaaataaaataaaataaaataaaataaaataaaataaaataaaataaaataaaataaaataaaataaaataaaaaagggatgGCTCCCAGGTCATTGAGAAAGACCTTCCCTGGGTCTGGAAACTAGCAAGAGGCTTTAAAGGAGATTCATATACATTTCAAAAGGGGCACAGAAAGATTGGcaattacaagttttctaaaataaatgctctgaaaaaaaaataataaataaaataaaataaaataaaataaaataaatgctctgAGAAAAGGGGCCAGGGGCCTATACTTAAGATGAAACGTGTCTAAAGTTGTcaagcagaaagggaaaggatAGGGCCTTCATGGTCACCATGGAGAACAAAAGAAGTGCTTATTCTTCCCCCTAGGATCTCAGCTTCTTCTCCAAGTTTGAGAATTCCTGTCTCAAAGAGGctttaagagaaacaaaaagtaagaaaggaaaagaagagggtgCTTTTTGCAAAGTTTCCAAGAAATTTCTTGGCTTTACATTTGCCCAACACTGTTGTACGCTGACATTGTAACAAGACACAGTTCTGGCTTTTAAGCTCAAAGTTTAATAGggcaatataatataatatattaatggTAATATAAAGAACAAACGTTATAAGGGGCCTATACAAAGTATGTTGGGAGGGCAGATAATAACAGCAGCTcacatttatcaagcacttatGTTCTAACAGCTCTACATTTCAGCTTCACAATACCCTGGAAGTACATTACCTCCATTTTAAGAGGCAAAACTGGGGCTCATAGAGGTTAATTTGTTCAAAATCACACATTCCAAATGGCATTTCTAAGTGGGCAGCAGTTCCAGAGCCCACATTTAGCGTAAGGATGTAACTGAATAACTGTCCCAAAGAATGGAGCAGGCTTTATACTGAGGAGATGGTATTAGAACTAAGCCTTAAAGAATAAGCAGTGAATTGTAaagtggagtggggtggggcggggagacTAGAAGCTGGGGTTGAGTAACTCCAGGTATAACGAACTGCCTGATTCCTTGTTGAAATGCTTTCAACGTGGAAGGTGGAGGGTGAGTATGGCCAGGAATGTTGTAAAATCGGGATGAGCGACCTAAACTGTCTTCTCAAGGGCGAGCACTTTCTCATTCAAGGACCTGGGCTCTGGGAGGCCGGAGCACCAACGGACCTTGCAGGGGCAGGGGCGCGGAGGCAGCGCTCCAACGCCAGAGAAGCCGACGCCTTGGTGGTGTCTCCTGCTTCAGCCTCTGCCCCGGTTCCTGAGCCCGGGAGGCACACGAAAAGCCCCCAGCGACTGCGAAAACGCACGTAAATGCAACAACCAGAAATCACTCC
It encodes the following:
- the LOC131519689 gene encoding olfactory receptor 10AD1-like; translation: MRPQMVDLRNGSTVTEFILVGFEQSSSSTRALLFALFLALYSLAMAMNGLIIFITWTDPRLNSPMYFFLGHLSFLDVCFITTTIPQMLIHLVVKNHTVSFVSCLTQMYLVFCVGVAECILLAFMAYDRYVAICHPLNYAQIMSQHVCVRLVSTAWFFGLINGIFLEYMSFRNPFCRDNHIENFFCEAPIVIALSCGDPQFSLKMIFADAIVVLLSPMVLIVISYARILASILGRTSPSGRGKTFSTCASHLTVVIFFYTSAMFSYMNPRSTHGPDKDKPFSLLYTIITPMCNPIIYSFRNKEMKGAMVRTLGRTSLAQAESI